The region GTTTTTAGCGGTGTTAGGTATTTTAGTAGGCACTGCTGCGGTGGTGGCTTTAATTAGCTGTGGTCAATTAGCGACTGAGAAAGCTTTAGCTCAGTTCAAAGCACTCGGCACTGATTTGCTTGCTGTTTCTTTATTTCAACAAGAACAAAAGCAAAGTTCGCAAAGCGGTGGGAATGAAGTGTCTTTATCAGTTTGGCAGCAAATTCCTGATAGAATTTCAGCAGTGCAAGAAATAGCACCCTATGCAACAGCTTACCAAACAATAAGTTTTCAAGGATTTCCGTTAAGGGGCGCTATCGTCGGTGCCGATGATGCTTTGGCACGCATTATTCATATTGATATGGCAGAAGGTCACTTTGTTTCCTTCGTTGAATCCTTTGAACATTATTGCGTTATAGGCAATGGCCTTGCAGATCAGTTAAAAAAGCTCACCTTAGATAATCCTATTGGGAAACAATTACGTATAGGCCAGGCTATGTATACTATTATTGGTATTACCAAGCCGTGGCAAGAAAGTGGCTTTTTTAATGAAGATATCAATCAAGCCGTCATTATTCCTATTTCTGGCATGGCCTTAATTAGTAAGGATACCAAGATAAATAATGCAATTATGCTTTTAAAGCCAAATAGCCCCATTGATGACGTTATTTCCGAGCTTAAGCACTACATCACAACATATGCGCCTAAACTAAGTGTATTTCCTCGCAGTGCTAAGCAGATTATTGCTAGTATGGAAAGCCAAGGTCGTATTTTTACCTTACTCTTAGCAGTCATTGGTGGCATTTCTTTATTAGTGGGTGGTATTGGCGTCATGAACGTCATGTTGGTTTCTGTTAGTGAACGTAAAAAGGAAATAGGCATTCGTAAAGCCGTTGGGGCGCGTAACCAAGAAATTCAAATGTTATTCCTAGTCGAGTCAGTTATTTTGTCCCTACTAGGCGGAGTTCTCGGCGTTATTTTAGGACTATTGTTTACAGCCGGCGTTGCTTATTTTAGTGGTTGGGCATTTATGCTCTACTTATTGCCACCCGTTGCGGGTTTTGCTGTTTCCGTTGCTACAGGCATTTTCTTTGGCTTTTATCCTGCTAAACGAGCAGCCAAAATGGAGCCCATTGTTTCTTTACGTAGTGAATAATAGCCTCTTTCTAATTTTTTATTTATCTCCCCTTGAATTTTGAAAAATAATTAATATTTATTAGGCATACCCTATTTCATAAAGGAGAAATTAAGTATGAATAGTTTAAAACGTGATTATTTTCCATCTTTATATCGAGACATCAATTCTTTATGGGATAATTTTTTAAGAGGTCAGCAACAAGATGACTCGTCTTTTGTTACAACGAGTACTTGGGCACCTTCAGTTGATATTAAAGAAGATAAAAATCAATTTGTTGTTATTGCTGATATTCCTGGGGTTAATAAAGAAGATATTCATATTTCACTTGAAAATAATTTATTAACCATTCAAGGCGAACGGAATTTCGACAAAACGGAAGAAAAAAATGGTTATACTCGAGTAGAACGCGCACAGGGACAATTTTATCGTCGTTTTAGTCTGCCTCAAACAGCCGATGATGCCAAAATAAGTGCTAAATACAAACAAGGTGTTCTTGAGATTATTATCCCTAAAAAAGAAGCAGCGCTTGAGAAGAAAATTGATATTCAAGTCGAAGAATAATTTTAAATTTCAAGGCGCCTGCGAGTTTTTATTTAGTTCATAAGCGCTAGTTGTTTCAAACTAGCGCTTGATTCATTTGTTAAATAATAGTGCAAGAGCTATTTGTTGTTTGTTGAGGCTGTTGAGGTACTTGGTTCGGAGCTATAGGAATACCAACGTGGTTAGGCGCATTGTTTGCTTGTGCTCCTGGCAGGGCCGATGCTGCTTGTTGAATCCGCTGAGCATAGGCTTTAATTTCACCCTCACTCCATCCTAGCGATAAAGTACCCGTATAAAGAGCCTTAAATAAAAAACAAAGCTTACAGATTAAATCCGCATTATTTTCGCAGCTTCTACCTTGAACAAGTAATATAATATTTAAAACTAATTGCGCCAAAGCAAAGGCTCCTAGGGCGGCATTTTGCGCTCTTTCCTTATTTTCTACAGCATTAAAAGCACTATAAAAGCCTGCAATTGTTTGTATAATTTTTTGTGGAATTTGTATGATAGGGGTGTCATTGTCACTTAAACTAGCAATAAAATTGCCAACTAGTTCTGTGAATGCTGCTATCTTCTTAGAATTTAAGTCAGTAGTTGAAGGTAGATTTTGAGTTGCATGCTGGATAGCTGCTGTAATTTCACCTACGCTCCAACCTAAAGATAAAAGACTTATATAGAAAATTTCTAATATAAAAATACTACGACAGATTGGATTAGAATCATTTTCATTACAGTTTAAATTTTGAAATAATGAAGTGGTAGTTAAACTTAAGTGCGCTGCAGCAAGTAATCCTAATAAAGCATTTTGTATCTTTTCAAAATTTGTAACGTCTGGTCGGAAAAGGGACGAAAACCCAATTATGGTTTGAACAAATTTTTGGGGAATTTGAGTAGTGGGATTAAAATCTATTACAGCATTAGTAGAGGCAAGGCTGCTTGATACTATTTGAGTTAAGGCACTTGATTTATGAGCATTCAGGCCTGGTTCCGAGGCCGAGGGTTTGATAGAGTCAAAAAACGTAAATGGCATTACTTTATCCTAAAATAAATTATTTAAAGTCTTATTTTACCCAAAAAACATACTATTTGTCTAATATTTTTTCAATTAAAGATTTGTTTTCCTATATATTTTAACTAACCTATTGTAAATAAAAACAAATTGTTTTATCATCGTTCAAAGTTTTCAATTGTTAATTACAATGATCTTTTTTAAAACCAAAAAAACTGTTGCAGAACTTAGAAAAACCCTAAGAACGGGGAATATAAAACAGTGGTGGCTAGATAGTCGAGATGCATACTCAAAACTTAGTGGATTAGCAAGCTATCAGACCCATTTGCTAGATAAAACGATAGCAGCGTTGGATGAGCAAGTAGAAAATGGAATTTATGCTTATAGACTGGATCAATTAAAGGCACTTCATACTCAGTTATCTAATTGGGAAGCTATACACGCTATTCATTCCAAGACTTCCAGTCGAAGTATACAAGTGGAGATTTTAAAAAGTTGGCTTAATGAACAGCTCTATTTTTCTATCCATACTCATATTACTTTACCCATTAAGTACGAAGAAACGGTCTCTACAGCGCTTAAGAAATTAAATTTAAATATACCTTCTAATTCGCAACCTTTACACAAGCAAAGTTTGTATTATTGGTGGAAAGATAAAAGTGATCTTGGGTTTTTTAGTTGGCGTACTAAAGCAACTAAAGAGTTAGATGAACTTATTTATTGGTATTCTACTAGTATAATTATTGATAATTTAGATGCTTTACAAAAAATTATGGATGGAATTGAAGTTTGGCTGAGTGAGCGTAAAAATATTAGCCATCCTTCCCGAGTTGCAGCGGTTATTAATTTACAAAAGATTCTAACTTTAGAGATGGCAAGAGAACTGCAAGTTCGCAAGCAAGATAATTTAAATTCTACACTAGTTAATTCATTTAACTAATGTGAATTCAACATAAAATATTTGCTATATTGTATGTCGAATTTAATTATATTTAATCTGGATCCCGTATAAATGCTTCGCATTTCACGGGATAACGTTCGTTTAGCGACATAAAAGAGCCTTCGTCTCTTTTATGTCGAACTTACGTTAATTAGAATATAATTTTATCTTTTTATTTAAATTCTATGTATTCTAAGCTGATAGGCATTGCTTTAATTCATATTTTTGTAATTTGTCTTAGTAATGTTCTCGTGCAACATCCCTTTACACTCCTAAATTTTCATACAACTTGGGGTGCCTTTTCCTATCCGCTAGTTTTTATCTGTACTGATTTAACAACTAGGCTCATTGGTGCTATTGAGGCTCGTAAAGTTATTTATTTTGCTATGTTACCAGCCTTAATTTTATCTTTTTTTATCTCAAATTGGTTTGATCATGGCTATCTATGGGGTTTAAATCTAATTGTCTTTAGAATTGCATTGGCGAGTTTTCTTGCCTATGTTCTAGGTCAATTACTCGATATTTTTTTCTTTCAGAAATTAAGACACTATGGTCGGTGGTGGGTGGCGCCAAGTATTGCTTCGATTTTTGGCAATATATTAGATACTTTTTGCTTTTTCTTTATTGCTTTTTATCATAGTAATAATCTTTACTTAAGTACGCATTGGGTAGAGATTGCGGCTGTGGACCTAGGATTTAAAATTTTAATTAGCTTAATATCATTTATTCCTCTTTATGGTTTTTTATTAAACTGGCTAACTAGACAGCGTGCCTTTGCAAATTTAAAAATTATTTAAGCATGGCTGCAATGGCAATACATCCTTTACCGGCATGTAAACCAATGGCAATTGATACAGGATCAATAAATAAAGGTTCTTTTTTAAACGCTTCAGTAGTCATGACAGCGAATTCTTCTGCTTTTTCCGCGACCCCTGCATGAATAATACAATAGCTGTCTAAATCCTTGTCTTGCATTAGATTACTCACATTAACAACAAGCTTACTTAACGCTTTCACTTCATTAAATGCTTTATCAACAAGGATAACTCTACCTTCCTTGTCTAATGAAATAATAGGTTTTAATCCTGCATAATGTGCAACTCTTCCTTTTAATTTACTTACTCGGCCGGAGCGTATTAAGGAATCGAATTGATTTACCATAATAAAAAAGTAAGTTTTACTAATTTTTTCCAATACAGCTTCTTTCACTTCACTTATAGGTAAATTTTGGTTAATTAGCTCGGCAGCATAATTTAACAATAACCCCTGACTTCCTGAAACATGGCAAGTGTTGATCACATGAATATTAGCGTAGCGGTTGGCAACATTGACTATGGCGTTATAAGTACCACTTAGCACTTGAGCCACACTAAGAATAAGAACCTGTTCATAATTTTTTGCCAGATAACTAATTTTTTCATTTATAAAAGCATAGGTAGGTGATGAGGTGGTAGGGTAGGTTTTCAAATTTCCTAAAACATTAAAAACATGATTGGCATCAAAACAATAATGATCTAATAAATCATGCCCATCTAATTGGACATTAAGTGGTATTAAATGTATTTGATGTTGATCTAATAGGTATTGAGGAATACTAGCACTTGAGTCAGCAACCAAAGCAATGGGATGCTTTCTTTCGTAAATGGATTGATATTGTCGTAGCATGTCATCTACTTTGGAATATTGAATTTTGCCAATTTCGCGCAAATTAGTAAAAATTTTAGGTGGGTTATTACTATGAATGTGAACGCGACATAAATTTTGATTCGTAGTAATAACCATACTGTCACCTAAATCACCTAATAAATGAGTTAGTTTTTTTTGGTTAAGGTCATCACCTGCTAATAAAGCTTCATTACAATAACGATTTGTTGGTGGCTTGCTATGGCTAGGAAGCTCATGTAAATTCTGTTCGAAATTAAAATCTACTTTTTCTAGTTTTTTAATTGGATTTGCTAAAAACTCGGTAAAACCTTGGATAAAAAAATTAAAGCCTAATGCGCCAGCATCGACTACGTGCGACTCTTTAAGTAATTGTAGCGTCTGCATAGTTGACGCTAGTGCTTTATCAACGACATCTTTTGTCTTTTGTAAAAGAATATTAAAACAGGCAATATTTGTGGCGTTATCCATTAAACTATTAGCCCATGCATCCATCACCGTTATAATAGTTCCCTCAACAGGATTAACAATAGCTTTGCGAACACTAACACAAGCTGTTTTAATCAAATTAGCAAAATCGTTGGTTTTTAATGCATTCGATAAAGGCGTCTCTAAAAAGCCATTAAAAAATTGCGAAAAGATCATCCCCGAATTACCATGTGCTCCTAAAATACCAGCGTTTGCTAAAGATTGGCAGGTTTCAGAAAAAGTAGGTTTAAGTGATGCATGCGTAATGATGGCTTGCGCTGTTGCTGCCATATTATTACCTGTGTCGCCATCAGCAACAGGAAATACATTAATTGCATTTAATGCTTCGCGATGCTCAATAATAGCTTGGCAAGCATTAATGATGGCAGAATAAAACAATTCGACATCAAGTTTAAGTAATGTCATTGTTTTAATTAAATTAATTAGGGTAAATTAAATAATAGCCTGAGTTTGTAAGCTCTGCATCCTATAAAGCGGTTTTAAGTGAATTTTTTACATAATTTAATTCTTAAAGCCTATTATAAGAGCAAACAGGTTGAGTTTTTAGAAGGTGCTTCTTCAGTAGACGGTTGTTTAGAGGGAAAAAAACTTAGTCTTGTGTTTGCTGGCTTTGCACTATTTTGGGTATTAATAGCTTGGTTATCTGGAATTATAACCTCTGGCTCATGTTTTTGGGTTCTACGATGCCAAGTTTCTGTAAATCTGATTTCTCTTCTATTATCTGAACTCTTTTGTCTTTCTTTTTTTAAAAATTCTTGATGAGTCATCATAGTTAATAGTTTAATAGGTAGATGGCCTATTGGTGAATTAAACTTTTTATTTTCCATATGAAGCAAAGTAAAAGGTGAGGATGAAATAATTTTATTATTTAGCTTAGTTAAAAATCTGCCTTGTTTATCTGGTGCATAAATTATACCTTGATAAAAATAGATATGAACATATTCTGACCGTAGTAAAGATAACTGAAATTGATTTGCCATTAATTGATTTTTTTGTTTGTTACCACAGCAATAAAGATGAATGGCACTAATTTTATAAATTATACTTAAAAAATCAAATTCAAATCGTGAAACAAGACTGTCAATATTGATTATTGAAGCCTGATTAGGCTCGGGATGATTTGCTAAAATGTTAGAAATATCAAGTGCCCCATGAGCCAAGATAAAAATAGTACTATTTGGATCAATATTTTCATAATCAAAGTCATCTTTATAATAAATGATACTTATCTTTTCTGTAGTATTTAAAGAATAATTATCTTTCCATAGTTTAGCTTTTTCTCCAAGGTCTCCACAATTAGCGCGTTCAAAAGGGACATATAAAATAATCATACCAGTACCATTTGCATTTATAATAAAACTTTTAACTTAAAACATTAATATTTTTTTATAAAATAAACAAGTAAATTAAATATTATTCATATTTTTCTGTTAACGGAAAAACTTATTGTCAACTTGTTTAAATTAATTAAAAAAAGGTTAATCTAAGCCCTTGTCTTGAAATTGAGCAATTTTATAATTAATTAAGATGTTTGCAAGACTTGTTAGCATTGGTACAAGAATTAGAAGTACCCAGGGGGGATTAAAAGTGAAATTAAGAGCAATGGTATTGAAATAGTAGTTAATCACAATAGCTAAAATAATAGCGAGTAAACCGGCATAAAAACCAATAATAGCTGCTTCACTACTTCTAATCCAAAAAAGCGCTTTTTTCTGTATACCTAATAACTTTAATACATAAATTTCTTGTTGTTTAATATCATTAAAGGCAAGCATCGCTAAAATAGCGATGATGATGCCTATCAAGAAACTAAATATTGTAATCAAGTTAATAGCCTTACTTATATTACGAAAAATTGTTTGTACTTTTTTTATCGTATTTGCAATATCAATAATTGTAATGCCTGGGAATTGCCTTACTAAATTTACTAATAGATGTTGTTTTTCCTCAGGTAAATAAAAACTAGTTAAGTAAGATTTAGGTAAGTTAGCTAATAAAGACGGACTAAATAAAATAAAAAAATTAGGCTTAAAGCTTGTCCAGTTGACTTGTCTAATACTTGTAATAGGCGCATTTATCGTTTGCTCTCCTATACGAAAACCTAACTTATCTCCTACATGGACATCTAATTGCCGTGCTAATCCTTCTTCAATCGAAAGCCACGTGGATTGATTTGTTTGCCAGCTACCCTGAACAATTTTATTTTCTTCAGGTAATTGTTTGGACCAAGATAGATTTAATTCTCTTTGTAAGGCATTAATATCGTTTGCCTTAGCGCCTAATTTTAAAGAAACTTGAGTATCATCTATGGTAATTAATCGTCCCTTAACAATAGGATATAAAATAGCATTTTTAACTTGATTTTGTTTAAGAAAATCTAAGAAATTAGAAGTTTGTGTAGGCTGAATATTAATAACAAAAAAATTGGCGGCATTGGCTGGCAATTGTTGTTGCCAATTTTCAACTAGGTTGGTTTTAAATAAATTTAAGGTTAATAGCGCTGCTAGTGCCAAACCTATACCTATTAATTGTAATAAACTGTTAGTTAAATTACGGCTTATACTTGTAAAGCCAAAACGCCAAATAAACGAAATTTTATTTTTTATAAAGTTAATAAAGAAGTTACTTATTAATATCAGGCTTAAAGCAAAAATGGCAAAATATATTAAGCCTATAAAAACGATAAGAATTAATTGCCAGGAACGAATGTATAAGAACGCAAGCCCAAACAACACGAGAGATGTAATAAAATAATTTAAGAAGGAATATTTATTTATTTGATACTGGGATTTAAATAACGTTATAGCTGAAATTTTACGTAAGCTTAACAAGTGCGGCAGAGTAAAACTAAGTAATATTAAAATGCCAGTAGAAAAGCTAAGCAGAGCAGGTTTGAAGCTATAGCCCCCTTGAAAATCTGGTAATAATCCTTTTAGCCAGTTGAACAAAAAAGGTTGAAAGAGGTAGCTTAATAAGATTCCTATTAAAGAAGCAAAGCAGCCTAAGATAAGTATGATACCTAGATAAATAAGAAAGATATCTTTCTCAGTAGCACCAAAACATCTTAAGATAGATATATTTTTTTGATGTCTTTGATTATAGCGCTGCATAGCCATACTGATAGCAATACCAGCTAGAATTAAACTCATTAAAATACCTAAGTTTAAATAAGCTAGAGTACGTTCAATTGCTTTAATAAGTGTAGGGTTAGTTGTTTTATCTTGCCAATTTTGTTGTTCACTTAAAGGCGGATTAAGTGAATTTTTAAGTTTAGTTAATTGATTCTCTGAGCCTATTAATAACCAGTTATAGTTTACTTTACTACCTGTTTGAATAACTTTCGTTTTGGCAAGATCACCTTGATTAATAATAACGCGCGGTGAGATATTAAACCAATCTCCTGTTTGCCCAGGCTCTTCTATTAATACACTACTAATGATAAAAGTTGCCTCACCGATGGTAATTTTATCACCAATTTTAGCGGATAAAAGAGAGAGTAGTTTTGCCTCAGCCCATA is a window of Legionella busanensis DNA encoding:
- a CDS encoding ABC transporter permease yields the protein MNLLSHCQQAIINLNAAKLRSFLAVLGILVGTAAVVALISCGQLATEKALAQFKALGTDLLAVSLFQQEQKQSSQSGGNEVSLSVWQQIPDRISAVQEIAPYATAYQTISFQGFPLRGAIVGADDALARIIHIDMAEGHFVSFVESFEHYCVIGNGLADQLKKLTLDNPIGKQLRIGQAMYTIIGITKPWQESGFFNEDINQAVIIPISGMALISKDTKINNAIMLLKPNSPIDDVISELKHYITTYAPKLSVFPRSAKQIIASMESQGRIFTLLLAVIGGISLLVGGIGVMNVMLVSVSERKKEIGIRKAVGARNQEIQMLFLVESVILSLLGGVLGVILGLLFTAGVAYFSGWAFMLYLLPPVAGFAVSVATGIFFGFYPAKRAAKMEPIVSLRSE
- a CDS encoding Hsp20/alpha crystallin family protein produces the protein MNSLKRDYFPSLYRDINSLWDNFLRGQQQDDSSFVTTSTWAPSVDIKEDKNQFVVIADIPGVNKEDIHISLENNLLTIQGERNFDKTEEKNGYTRVERAQGQFYRRFSLPQTADDAKISAKYKQGVLEIIIPKKEAALEKKIDIQVEE
- a CDS encoding 7-cyano-7-deazaguanine/7-aminomethyl-7-deazaguanine transporter — translated: MYSKLIGIALIHIFVICLSNVLVQHPFTLLNFHTTWGAFSYPLVFICTDLTTRLIGAIEARKVIYFAMLPALILSFFISNWFDHGYLWGLNLIVFRIALASFLAYVLGQLLDIFFFQKLRHYGRWWVAPSIASIFGNILDTFCFFFIAFYHSNNLYLSTHWVEIAAVDLGFKILISLISFIPLYGFLLNWLTRQRAFANLKII
- a CDS encoding DegV family protein yields the protein MTLLKLDVELFYSAIINACQAIIEHREALNAINVFPVADGDTGNNMAATAQAIITHASLKPTFSETCQSLANAGILGAHGNSGMIFSQFFNGFLETPLSNALKTNDFANLIKTACVSVRKAIVNPVEGTIITVMDAWANSLMDNATNIACFNILLQKTKDVVDKALASTMQTLQLLKESHVVDAGALGFNFFIQGFTEFLANPIKKLEKVDFNFEQNLHELPSHSKPPTNRYCNEALLAGDDLNQKKLTHLLGDLGDSMVITTNQNLCRVHIHSNNPPKIFTNLREIGKIQYSKVDDMLRQYQSIYERKHPIALVADSSASIPQYLLDQHQIHLIPLNVQLDGHDLLDHYCFDANHVFNVLGNLKTYPTTSSPTYAFINEKISYLAKNYEQVLILSVAQVLSGTYNAIVNVANRYANIHVINTCHVSGSQGLLLNYAAELINQNLPISEVKEAVLEKISKTYFFIMVNQFDSLIRSGRVSKLKGRVAHYAGLKPIISLDKEGRVILVDKAFNEVKALSKLVVNVSNLMQDKDLDSYCIIHAGVAEKAEEFAVMTTEAFKKEPLFIDPVSIAIGLHAGKGCIAIAAMLK
- a CDS encoding ABC transporter permease gives rise to the protein MLNFPLILRTFVREWRSGELSLLFLALLIAVTCMSSINNITSSIENLVNQQASQMLGADVSITSNSPIPKNWERKAKALQLVTTQTISFFSMAMTNDKLQLVQVKAITSPYPLKGAIKVAPQPFALATRVNHAPELGQLWAEAKLLSLLSAKIGDKITIGEATFIISSVLIEEPGQTGDWFNISPRVIINQGDLAKTKVIQTGSKVNYNWLLIGSENQLTKLKNSLNPPLSEQQNWQDKTTNPTLIKAIERTLAYLNLGILMSLILAGIAISMAMQRYNQRHQKNISILRCFGATEKDIFLIYLGIILILGCFASLIGILLSYLFQPFLFNWLKGLLPDFQGGYSFKPALLSFSTGILILLSFTLPHLLSLRKISAITLFKSQYQINKYSFLNYFITSLVLFGLAFLYIRSWQLILIVFIGLIYFAIFALSLILISNFFINFIKNKISFIWRFGFTSISRNLTNSLLQLIGIGLALAALLTLNLFKTNLVENWQQQLPANAANFFVINIQPTQTSNFLDFLKQNQVKNAILYPIVKGRLITIDDTQVSLKLGAKANDINALQRELNLSWSKQLPEENKIVQGSWQTNQSTWLSIEEGLARQLDVHVGDKLGFRIGEQTINAPITSIRQVNWTSFKPNFFILFSPSLLANLPKSYLTSFYLPEEKQHLLVNLVRQFPGITIIDIANTIKKVQTIFRNISKAINLITIFSFLIGIIIAILAMLAFNDIKQQEIYVLKLLGIQKKALFWIRSSEAAIIGFYAGLLAIILAIVINYYFNTIALNFTFNPPWVLLILVPMLTSLANILINYKIAQFQDKGLD